One Paraburkholderia kururiensis DNA window includes the following coding sequences:
- a CDS encoding YqiA/YcfP family alpha/beta fold hydrolase, with the protein MIVYLHGFRSSPASFKARLLAARLEERGRAEEWCCPMLPVSPLDAVALVEREVEQRRAATGDTHVALVGSSLGGYFATHLAEKHGWPAALLNPAVVPQRDLSQYLGEQPLWHGGGSIVVEPRHLDELRTLAVASVTRPERYYLLAATGDEVLDYREMLAHYPGARTKLIDGSDHAISEFASYVDDVIAFCDVASAVPPAVA; encoded by the coding sequence GTGATCGTCTACCTGCACGGCTTTCGCTCGTCGCCGGCCTCGTTCAAGGCGCGGCTGCTTGCCGCGCGCCTCGAAGAGAGGGGGCGCGCTGAAGAATGGTGCTGTCCGATGCTGCCTGTCTCGCCGCTCGACGCGGTTGCGCTGGTGGAGCGCGAAGTGGAGCAGCGGCGCGCCGCGACCGGCGACACGCACGTGGCGCTGGTGGGCAGCTCGCTGGGCGGCTACTTTGCGACGCATCTGGCCGAAAAGCACGGCTGGCCGGCCGCGCTGCTGAATCCGGCGGTCGTGCCGCAGCGCGACCTGAGCCAGTATCTCGGCGAGCAGCCGTTGTGGCACGGCGGCGGCTCCATCGTCGTGGAGCCCCGGCATCTCGACGAATTGCGGACGCTGGCCGTCGCATCGGTTACGCGGCCCGAACGCTATTATTTGTTAGCCGCGACGGGCGACGAAGTGCTCGACTATCGCGAGATGCTCGCGCACTACCCGGGCGCGCGCACGAAGCTGATTGACGGCAGCGATCACGCCATCAGCGAATTCGCGAGCTACGTGGACGACGTCATCGCGTTCTGCGATGTGGCGTCTGCGGTCCCGCCCGCC
- the mpl gene encoding UDP-N-acetylmuramate:L-alanyl-gamma-D-glutamyl-meso-diaminopimelate ligase produces the protein MHIHILGICGTFMGGLAVLARAAGHTVTGCDAGVYPPMSTQLEAQGIRLIEGYDAAQVDLKPDLFVIGNVVTRGNPLMEAILDRGLPYVSGPQWLGEHVLAGKWVLAVAGTHGKTTTTSMLTWLLEDAGLNPGFLIGGVPLNFGVSARLTDSSFFVIEADEYDTAFFDKRSKFVHYRPRTAVLNNLEFDHADIFADLAAIETQFHHLVRTIPGVGRIVTNGREDALERVLARGCWSEVERFGVEGGWQALPAEDGAPVDERFAVYHGGERVGVVEWQVQGEHNRMNALAAIAAARHVGVPPAQAAKSLATFRNVKRRMEVRGSVDGVTIYDDFAHHPTAIHTTIAGLRTRVGRENTRILAVLEPRSNTMKLGVMKAQLPGSLTDADLVFGYGAPSGRDALGWNLAEALAPLGEKARAFDNLDALVKAVTAAARPGDQVLVMSNGGFGGVHQKLLDALSARPAATAAASGRDSA, from the coding sequence ATGCACATCCATATCCTCGGCATCTGCGGCACGTTCATGGGCGGTCTCGCCGTGCTCGCCCGGGCGGCGGGCCATACGGTGACCGGCTGCGACGCCGGCGTGTATCCGCCGATGAGCACGCAGCTCGAGGCTCAGGGCATTCGCCTGATCGAGGGTTACGATGCCGCGCAGGTCGACCTGAAGCCGGACCTGTTCGTGATCGGCAACGTGGTCACGCGCGGCAACCCGCTGATGGAGGCCATTCTCGACCGGGGCCTGCCATATGTCTCCGGCCCGCAATGGCTCGGCGAACATGTGCTGGCGGGCAAGTGGGTGCTCGCCGTGGCCGGCACGCACGGCAAGACTACGACCACCTCGATGCTCACCTGGCTGCTCGAAGACGCCGGCCTCAATCCGGGCTTTCTGATCGGCGGCGTGCCGCTCAACTTCGGCGTCTCGGCGCGGCTCACCGATTCGAGCTTCTTCGTGATCGAAGCCGACGAGTACGACACCGCGTTCTTCGACAAGCGCTCCAAGTTCGTCCACTACCGCCCCCGCACCGCGGTGCTGAACAACCTCGAGTTCGATCACGCCGACATCTTCGCCGATCTCGCCGCCATCGAAACCCAGTTCCATCACCTCGTGCGCACGATTCCCGGCGTGGGCCGCATCGTGACGAACGGCCGCGAAGATGCGCTCGAGCGCGTGCTCGCGCGCGGCTGCTGGAGCGAAGTGGAGCGTTTCGGCGTGGAAGGCGGCTGGCAGGCGCTGCCCGCCGAAGACGGCGCGCCCGTGGACGAACGCTTCGCCGTGTATCACGGCGGCGAGCGCGTGGGTGTCGTGGAGTGGCAGGTGCAGGGCGAGCACAACCGCATGAACGCGCTCGCGGCTATCGCGGCGGCGCGCCACGTCGGCGTGCCGCCTGCCCAGGCGGCGAAGTCGCTGGCGACGTTTCGCAACGTGAAGCGCCGCATGGAAGTGCGCGGCAGCGTGGACGGCGTAACGATCTACGACGACTTCGCACACCATCCCACGGCCATCCACACCACGATTGCCGGCCTGCGCACGCGCGTGGGCCGCGAGAACACGCGCATTCTGGCCGTGCTCGAACCGCGCTCGAACACCATGAAGCTCGGCGTGATGAAGGCCCAGTTGCCGGGCAGCCTCACCGACGCGGACCTCGTGTTCGGCTACGGCGCGCCGTCGGGCCGCGATGCCCTGGGCTGGAATCTTGCGGAGGCACTCGCGCCGCTTGGCGAGAAGGCCCGCGCATTCGACAACCTCGACGCGCTCGTGAAAGCCGTCACCGCAGCCGCGCGCCCCGGCGACCAGGTGCTCGTGATGAGCAACGGCGGCTTCGGCGGCGTGCATCAGAAACTGCTCGACGCGCTTTCGGCGCGACCGGCGGCCACGGCCGCGGCGAGCGGACGGGACAGCGCGTGA
- a CDS encoding UDP-N-acetylmuramate--alanine ligase yields MVRKSHFDPQRVREEIAIAAARMIAEDGLDYSTAKRKAARQVVGETRVDGSWLPDNDQIEEEIREYQALFHGDSQPAVLRRLREIALDWMQRLEPFNPYLTGAVLNGTAGEHSDVHLQIFCDNPKEVAIYLLNANIQYDVSETRHFAQRGYVETLSFLWKAARDAEPVGIHIALYDTDDLRGAVRADARGRLARANAQAVQTLLDETDAPSPSTN; encoded by the coding sequence ATGGTTCGCAAATCACATTTCGACCCACAGCGCGTTCGTGAGGAAATCGCGATCGCGGCTGCGCGGATGATCGCCGAGGACGGGCTCGACTACTCCACGGCCAAGCGCAAGGCGGCAAGGCAGGTGGTGGGCGAGACGCGCGTGGACGGCTCGTGGCTGCCGGATAACGACCAGATCGAGGAAGAAATCCGCGAGTACCAAGCTCTTTTCCATGGCGACAGCCAGCCGGCGGTACTGCGGCGCCTGCGCGAAATCGCGCTCGACTGGATGCAGCGGCTGGAACCCTTCAACCCGTATCTCACGGGCGCGGTGTTGAACGGCACGGCGGGCGAGCATTCGGACGTGCATCTGCAGATCTTCTGCGACAACCCGAAGGAAGTCGCCATCTATCTTCTGAACGCGAACATTCAATATGACGTGTCGGAAACGCGGCACTTCGCCCAGCGCGGCTACGTGGAGACGCTGAGCTTCCTGTGGAAGGCGGCACGCGACGCGGAACCGGTCGGCATTCATATTGCGCTCTACGACACCGATGACCTGCGCGGCGCCGTGCGCGCCGACGCCCGCGGACGCCTCGCGCGGGCCAACGCCCAGGCGGTGCAGACGCTTCTCGACGAAACGGACGCGCCCTCCCCGTCTACCAACTGA